A genomic window from Pocillopora verrucosa isolate sample1 chromosome 7, ASM3666991v2, whole genome shotgun sequence includes:
- the LOC131775068 gene encoding transcription factor LBX2-like, translating into MSNISVSSAFMESRVFTSAVSLEKPAHSRKSRKPLTSPPIHVSSLVPVSSRPMTDFSISRILGLESNETEQKTTSTALTVYNRNSSQSLRPERNCGNNSPQSSSSDYANSTSDCDSEPDRFPTYSEKRAKKKRQRTTFSMFEVWELERAYMKRPYLMPEDEEDLEKRLGITARSLRYWFQNRRAKSRRDGKMIASDFQKNPSNQFEKPPQTLTQSPLNCWRQADCLSYPGTGNFIGKLNAYSRPIRTGNGQPSVRTDHLSKRSSFFVPMFHPDQFRRRHVAPIRPADNRGSKRYQPY; encoded by the exons ATGTCTAACATCTCTGTCAGCTCAGCTTTTATGGAGAGCCGTGTTTTTACTTCAGCAGTTTCTCTCGAGAAGCCTGCGCATTCAAGAAAATCACGAAAACCTTTAACCAGTCCTCCAATCCATGTGTCGTCTTTAGTGCCAGTATCCTCGCGGCCAATGACTGATTTCTCCATCAGCAGAATCCTGGGTCTGGAAAGCAACGAAACAGAACAGAAGACAACATCTACAG CTTTGACTGTGTACAACCGCAACTCCAGTCAATCGTTGAGACCTGAACGCAACTGTGGCAACAATAGCCCACAATCATCTTCTTCCGATTATGCCAACTCCACCAGCGATTGTGACAGCGAACCCGATCGATTCCCGACGTATTCTGAAAAGAGGGCGAAAAAGAAACGGCAGCGTACGACTTTCTCGATGTTTGAAGTATGGGAACTGGAACGAGCTTACATGAAGCGGCCATATTTGATGCCGGAGGATGAAGAAGACCTGGAAAAGAGGCTTGGGATCACAGCCAGGAGTCTGAGG TATTGGTTTCAAAACCGACGAGCCAAGTCACGAAGAGACGGGAAAATGATAGCGTCAGACTTTCAGAAAAACCCGTCAAACCAGTTTGAAAAGCCACCACAGACCTTGACCCAGTCTCCTTTAAATTGCTGGAGGCAGGCTGACTGTCTTTCTTATCCAGGGACGGGAAACTTCATAGGGAAACTGAATGCATACAGCCGACCAATCAGAACTGGCAATGGACAGCCGTCAGTCAGGACAGACCATTTGTCTAAGCGTTCGTCGTTTTTCGTGCCCATGTTCCACCCAGACCAGTTCCGAAGAAGACATGTTGCACCAATTAGACCAGCGGACAACCGTGGTTCCAAAAGATACCAGCCGTATTGA